A genome region from Halorussus pelagicus includes the following:
- a CDS encoding phosphopentomutase/phosphoglucosamine mutase produces the protein MTLFGTAGIRGSVVETVTPELALAVGRAAGRDGTEFVVARDGRQTGTALAAAMEAGLESAGTDVRRAGQLPTPALAFASRGRRGVMVTASHNPPTDNGIKLFVDGEEFDRDAEQAIDSRVETDDPPVAWDEWGDSERVSVLEDYRDAVVGYAQEQGAPLDGLRVVVDCGNGMAAVATPQVLRALGAEVVTLNANVDGHFPGRESKPTPETLEDLRNFVESDPDADLGIGHDGDADRIVVLDGAGEVVHEDTVVAVLAEHYTDGSDADDPVVVTTPNASGRIDERVETAGGRVERVRLGALHEGIAAARDAGSEDTEVVFAAEPWKHVHTQFGGWIDGVTSAAVISRLVADAGGLAPLREPVTERPYRKVSVSCPDDAKSGVMGRLETTVPERFPDAEVATEYGVRATLPDGSWVLVRPSGTEPYVRIYAESDDVDALVATASEVVKNAVGEVQ, from the coding sequence ATGACTCTCTTCGGGACCGCGGGAATCCGCGGCAGCGTAGTCGAGACGGTGACGCCGGAACTCGCGCTGGCGGTCGGGCGGGCCGCCGGACGCGACGGGACCGAGTTCGTCGTCGCGCGCGACGGTCGCCAGACCGGGACCGCGCTCGCGGCCGCGATGGAGGCCGGACTCGAAAGCGCCGGGACCGACGTGCGCCGGGCGGGCCAACTTCCGACCCCGGCGTTGGCGTTCGCCTCGCGGGGCCGCCGCGGCGTGATGGTGACCGCCAGTCACAACCCGCCGACCGACAACGGCATCAAACTGTTCGTGGACGGCGAGGAGTTCGACCGCGACGCCGAGCAGGCAATCGACTCGCGCGTCGAGACCGACGACCCGCCGGTCGCGTGGGACGAGTGGGGCGACAGCGAGCGCGTGAGCGTCCTTGAGGACTACCGAGACGCCGTTGTGGGGTACGCACAGGAACAGGGCGCGCCACTCGACGGCCTGCGCGTCGTGGTCGATTGTGGCAACGGGATGGCCGCCGTGGCGACCCCGCAGGTCCTCCGTGCGCTCGGCGCGGAGGTCGTCACCCTGAACGCCAACGTGGACGGCCACTTCCCCGGCCGGGAGAGCAAGCCGACGCCCGAAACGCTCGAAGACCTCCGGAACTTCGTGGAGAGCGACCCCGACGCGGACCTCGGCATCGGCCACGACGGCGACGCCGACCGAATCGTCGTCCTCGACGGCGCGGGCGAAGTCGTTCACGAGGACACCGTAGTCGCGGTTCTCGCGGAACACTACACAGACGGGAGCGACGCCGACGACCCCGTGGTCGTGACGACGCCCAACGCCTCGGGCCGAATCGACGAGCGAGTCGAGACCGCGGGGGGTCGCGTCGAGCGCGTCCGCCTCGGGGCGCTCCACGAGGGCATCGCCGCGGCGCGCGACGCCGGGAGCGAGGATACCGAAGTCGTCTTCGCGGCCGAGCCGTGGAAGCACGTCCACACCCAGTTCGGTGGGTGGATAGACGGCGTGACGAGCGCGGCGGTCATCTCCCGACTCGTCGCGGACGCGGGCGGTCTCGCGCCGCTCCGGGAGCCGGTCACCGAGCGACCCTACCGGAAAGTCAGCGTCTCCTGTCCCGACGACGCCAAGTCGGGGGTGATGGGCCGACTGGAGACCACGGTTCCCGAGCGGTTCCCCGACGCCGAGGTGGCGACCGAGTACGGCGTCCGGGCGACCCTGCCGGACGGGTCGTGGGTGCTGGTCCGACCGAGCGGCACCGAACCCTACGTCCGCATCTACGCCGAGAGCGACGACGTGGACGCGCTCGTGGCAACCGCCAGTGAGGTCGTGAAGAACGCGGTCGGCGAGGTGCAGTAA
- a CDS encoding BMP family lipoprotein, with protein sequence MAKIDTGRRRMLKVGGAGLLGTGLAGCLGGGSGGNETTTDSDDGTTEDSDSETTTESDPLNVGMVYATGGLGDNSFNDMAHRGIQQAESEFGTTYKNSEPSSPSDVASLQRKFAQSGNYDLISCIGYVQASALKENADRFSDQKFMVVDTVVENDNVASYTFKEHQGSFQVGHLAGLLTDMDFSAGAGETTDDLKVGFVGGKEVPLIKKFETGFKAGVAHANSDVELTTTYAGTYQDPGQGQSIANSMYDNGADIIYHAAGGTGNGIFKAAQNKGRFAIGVDSDQSKSLSDYSDVILASMVKYVDEAVYRSVERTMSGNFGGGSVQTLGLEQNGVAAVYGDELGSEIPDSVKSKLEESQTKIADGDIEVPSSPDNA encoded by the coding sequence ATGGCGAAAATTGACACGGGTAGACGGCGGATGCTCAAGGTCGGCGGTGCTGGACTTCTCGGAACTGGACTCGCGGGCTGTCTTGGAGGAGGCAGTGGCGGCAACGAGACCACCACCGACTCCGACGACGGAACGACCGAGGACTCCGACTCGGAGACGACCACCGAGTCCGATCCGCTGAACGTCGGCATGGTGTACGCGACCGGCGGTCTCGGCGACAACTCGTTCAACGACATGGCCCACCGGGGTATCCAGCAGGCCGAGTCCGAGTTCGGTACGACGTACAAAAACTCCGAACCGAGCAGTCCGAGCGACGTGGCGTCGCTCCAGCGCAAGTTCGCCCAGTCGGGCAACTACGACCTCATCAGTTGCATCGGCTACGTGCAGGCGAGCGCGCTCAAGGAAAACGCCGACCGGTTCAGCGACCAGAAGTTCATGGTCGTTGACACGGTCGTCGAGAACGACAACGTGGCGAGCTACACGTTCAAGGAACACCAAGGCTCGTTCCAGGTCGGCCACCTCGCTGGCCTGCTGACCGACATGGACTTCAGCGCGGGCGCGGGCGAGACCACCGACGACCTGAAGGTTGGGTTCGTCGGCGGCAAGGAGGTCCCGCTCATCAAGAAGTTCGAGACCGGGTTCAAGGCTGGCGTCGCACACGCTAACTCCGACGTGGAACTGACGACCACCTACGCGGGGACGTATCAGGACCCCGGACAGGGCCAGTCTATCGCCAACTCGATGTACGACAACGGCGCAGACATCATCTACCACGCGGCGGGCGGCACCGGCAACGGTATCTTCAAGGCGGCCCAGAACAAGGGCCGCTTCGCCATCGGCGTTGACTCCGACCAGTCCAAGAGCCTCTCGGACTACAGCGACGTGATTCTGGCCAGCATGGTCAAGTACGTTGACGAAGCCGTCTACCGCTCGGTCGAGCGCACCATGAGCGGGAACTTCGGCGGCGGCTCGGTCCAGACGCTCGGTCTCGAACAGAACGGCGTCGCCGCGGTGTACGGCGACGAACTCGGCTCCGAGATTCCCGACTCGGTCAAGTCGAAACTCGAAGAGTCCCAGACGAAAATCGCCGACGGCGACATCGAAGTTCCGTCCAGCCCCGACAACGCCTGA
- a CDS encoding BMP family lipoprotein — protein MRGKDKRRRRFLQALGGAAAFGTVGRLQETTTVGMVYATGGLGDNSFNDMAFAGVQRAAEEFAVAFQNAEPSTPSDVATLQRRFARSRNPDYDLICCIGFVQADALQQNAQQFSDQKFMVVDTVVEMPNVASYVFEEQQGSFQVGHLAGLLTTMEFGAGGGATNDRPTVGFVGGQEVPLIKKFEAGYLAGVRYANPDANVLSAYAGSFSDPAQGQSIANSMYENGADIIYHAAGGTGNGVFRAARNNERYAIGVDADQSRSLPEFADVILASMVKHVDEAVFRSIRRVTNGNFEGGAVNRLGLGANGVEAVYSSELEGEIPQAVTSALERSEQRIVSGEITVPTTPAAVGQETTTGQ, from the coding sequence ATGCGGGGGAAAGACAAACGGCGGCGTCGGTTTCTGCAAGCGTTGGGCGGGGCGGCCGCGTTCGGAACGGTCGGGCGCTTACAGGAGACGACAACCGTCGGGATGGTGTATGCGACCGGTGGACTGGGGGACAACTCGTTCAACGACATGGCTTTCGCCGGAGTCCAGCGGGCGGCCGAGGAGTTCGCGGTGGCGTTCCAGAACGCCGAGCCATCAACGCCGAGCGATGTGGCGACGCTCCAGCGGCGATTCGCCCGCTCTCGGAATCCTGACTACGACCTCATCTGTTGCATCGGATTCGTGCAGGCCGACGCGCTCCAACAGAACGCACAGCAGTTCTCCGACCAGAAATTCATGGTCGTGGACACGGTCGTCGAGATGCCGAACGTCGCCAGTTACGTCTTCGAGGAGCAACAGGGGTCGTTCCAAGTCGGCCACCTCGCTGGCCTGCTGACGACGATGGAGTTCGGCGCGGGCGGGGGCGCGACCAACGACCGACCCACGGTCGGGTTCGTCGGCGGGCAGGAGGTGCCGCTCATCAAGAAGTTCGAGGCGGGGTATCTGGCGGGCGTCCGGTACGCGAACCCCGACGCGAACGTCTTGTCGGCGTACGCCGGGTCGTTCAGCGACCCCGCGCAGGGCCAGTCCATCGCCAACTCGATGTACGAGAACGGTGCCGACATCATCTATCACGCGGCGGGCGGCACCGGCAACGGCGTGTTCAGGGCGGCCCGGAACAACGAGCGGTACGCCATCGGCGTCGATGCCGACCAGAGCCGGAGTCTCCCGGAGTTCGCCGACGTGATTCTGGCCAGCATGGTCAAGCACGTCGATGAGGCCGTCTTCCGGTCCATCCGTCGCGTCACGAACGGCAACTTCGAGGGCGGCGCGGTCAACCGCCTCGGACTAGGGGCCAACGGCGTCGAGGCGGTGTACAGTTCGGAACTGGAGGGCGAGATTCCCCAAGCGGTCACGTCGGCGCTCGAACGGTCCGAGCAACGAATCGTGAGCGGCGAGATAACGGTTCCGACCACGCCAGCGGCAGTCGGTCAGGAAACGACCACGGGGCAGTAG
- a CDS encoding ABC transporter ATP-binding protein, protein MSVAVHLQGITKRFPGVIANDEVTLEVEEGSVHALLGENGAGKTTLMNVLYGLYQPEGGTVNLHGEPREFETPRDAIDAGVGMIHQHFMLVDTLTTAENIVLGHEPRKWGGLAMDRQQAREDVRELSERYGFDVDPTARVEDVSVGVQQRVEILKALYGGADVLILDEPTAVLTPQEVEDLFGVFDELAGEDKTIIFITHKLGEAMEAADDITVLRDGRNVGSVDADATNREELAELMVGREVLLEADKDHVEPGDVGLSVSNLRVTDGRGVEQVSGVDITAREGEVFGIAGVDGNGQSELVEAITGLTTPESGTVSMDGRDVTDLSRRERIDAGMAYVPEDRQERGLVMDFDLVENGLLGSQHTSEFAEGGRVDWDYTRGHAEDIIEEYDVRPPNADAESKSLSGGNQQKFVVGREFARDPEVVVASHPTRGVDVGSIEFIHERILDLRRAGKSILLVSSKLDEVQQLSDRLGVMHEGEIVDVVDPDRVTEEELGLLMAGQIPEDAPSIADAVGGDR, encoded by the coding sequence ATGAGCGTAGCCGTCCACTTACAGGGAATCACGAAACGATTCCCCGGCGTCATCGCCAACGACGAGGTCACCCTCGAAGTCGAGGAGGGAAGCGTCCACGCCCTTCTCGGCGAGAACGGCGCTGGCAAGACGACGCTGATGAACGTACTGTACGGTCTCTACCAACCCGAGGGGGGGACCGTCAACCTGCACGGCGAACCACGCGAATTCGAGACGCCGCGGGACGCCATCGACGCCGGTGTCGGGATGATTCATCAGCACTTCATGCTGGTCGATACCCTGACCACCGCGGAAAACATCGTCCTCGGTCACGAACCCCGCAAGTGGGGCGGACTCGCCATGGACCGCCAGCAGGCCCGCGAGGACGTTCGGGAGTTGAGCGAACGCTACGGCTTCGACGTGGACCCGACCGCTCGTGTCGAGGACGTGAGCGTCGGCGTGCAACAACGCGTCGAAATCCTGAAGGCGCTGTACGGCGGCGCGGACGTGCTAATTTTGGACGAACCGACCGCGGTGCTGACGCCCCAAGAGGTTGAGGACCTCTTCGGCGTCTTCGACGAACTCGCGGGCGAGGACAAGACGATTATCTTCATCACGCACAAGTTGGGCGAGGCGATGGAGGCCGCCGACGACATCACGGTCCTCCGAGACGGCAGGAACGTCGGTTCCGTGGACGCCGACGCGACCAACCGTGAGGAACTCGCCGAGTTGATGGTCGGTCGGGAGGTCCTGCTCGAAGCAGACAAGGACCACGTAGAACCGGGCGACGTTGGCCTGTCGGTGTCGAATCTGCGGGTCACCGACGGCCGGGGCGTCGAGCAAGTCAGCGGCGTGGACATCACCGCGCGCGAGGGTGAGGTGTTCGGCATCGCCGGAGTGGACGGCAACGGACAGTCGGAACTCGTGGAAGCGATTACGGGCCTGACGACGCCCGAGAGCGGAACGGTCTCGATGGACGGACGAGACGTGACCGACCTCTCGCGGCGCGAGCGAATCGACGCCGGGATGGCCTACGTGCCCGAGGACCGCCAAGAGCGCGGTCTCGTCATGGACTTCGACCTCGTGGAGAACGGCCTTCTCGGGAGCCAGCACACCTCGGAGTTCGCCGAGGGCGGCCGCGTCGATTGGGACTACACCCGCGGTCACGCCGAGGACATCATCGAGGAGTACGACGTGCGCCCGCCGAACGCCGACGCCGAGTCGAAATCGCTGTCGGGCGGTAACCAACAGAAGTTCGTCGTCGGCCGGGAGTTCGCCCGCGACCCGGAGGTCGTGGTCGCCTCCCACCCGACTCGCGGGGTGGACGTGGGGAGCATCGAGTTCATCCACGAGCGCATCCTCGACCTGCGCCGAGCGGGCAAGTCGATTCTGCTCGTCTCCTCGAAACTCGACGAGGTCCAACAGCTTTCGGACCGACTCGGCGTGATGCATGAAGGCGAAATCGTGGACGTGGTGGACCCCGACCGTGTGACTGAGGAGGAACTCGGCCTGTTGATGGCTGGCCAGATACCCGAGGACGCGCCGAGCATCGCCGACGCCGTGGGAGGTGACCGATGA
- a CDS encoding ABC transporter permease has product MSDAPDGDDSGSSWRTQANRALARLVDASAAERILISLAALVLSVVIGAVIILVSGWVATCDSPFFALSGVGSFCYDPIAVYRVMLVGALWPPYNFAITLKETTLLLFTGLSVAVAFRAGMFNIGTQGQLVLGALGTAMAVLWVAPFVPASVVGGLLLIAVGLLAGALVGGVWGAIPGALKAYADANEVITTIMLNFVATGIAFTLVSEVFKDPNSQTVQTRSIPEFAQLQAVVFDSTVFSMFALVGALALVVGVYWMLNSTSFGYDLRTSGVQPEAAEYGGVDSKQMTVSSMTVSGALAGLGGAVYVLMVASRWQTGIPSLGFDGITVSILAGNNPLGVIPAGLLFGALKTGSLAIEFQLSVPKQLVGVLRGLIILFIAMPEFFRMVGSRFRFGDESPAVATDGGSERADETTDVIPGADDGGDEQ; this is encoded by the coding sequence ATGAGCGACGCGCCCGACGGAGACGACTCGGGCAGTTCGTGGCGGACTCAAGCGAACCGCGCGCTCGCTCGCCTCGTGGACGCCTCGGCGGCCGAGCGCATTCTCATCAGTCTCGCGGCGCTCGTGCTGTCGGTCGTCATCGGCGCGGTGATTATCCTCGTCTCGGGGTGGGTCGCAACGTGTGACTCGCCGTTCTTCGCGCTGTCTGGTGTCGGGTCGTTCTGCTACGACCCCATCGCGGTGTATCGGGTCATGCTGGTCGGCGCGCTGTGGCCGCCGTACAACTTCGCAATCACGCTCAAAGAGACCACACTGTTGCTGTTCACCGGTCTCTCGGTCGCCGTCGCGTTCCGCGCCGGGATGTTCAACATCGGGACGCAGGGCCAACTCGTGTTGGGCGCGCTCGGTACCGCGATGGCGGTTCTGTGGGTCGCGCCGTTCGTCCCCGCGAGCGTCGTCGGCGGACTGCTTCTCATCGCTGTCGGCCTGCTCGCTGGCGCGCTGGTCGGCGGCGTCTGGGGCGCGATTCCGGGCGCGCTGAAGGCCTACGCCGACGCGAACGAGGTTATTACGACCATCATGCTCAACTTCGTCGCCACGGGCATCGCGTTCACGCTCGTCTCGGAGGTGTTCAAAGACCCCAACAGCCAGACGGTCCAGACGCGCTCGATTCCTGAGTTCGCACAGTTACAGGCCGTCGTCTTCGACTCGACGGTCTTCTCGATGTTCGCGCTCGTCGGCGCGCTGGCGCTCGTCGTCGGCGTCTACTGGATGCTCAACAGCACGTCGTTCGGCTACGACCTCCGGACCAGCGGCGTCCAACCGGAGGCCGCCGAGTACGGTGGCGTCGATTCGAAACAGATGACCGTCTCCAGCATGACCGTCTCCGGGGCGCTCGCTGGTCTCGGCGGCGCGGTGTACGTGCTGATGGTCGCCTCGCGCTGGCAGACCGGCATCCCGTCGCTTGGGTTCGACGGCATCACCGTCTCCATCCTCGCGGGTAACAACCCGCTCGGCGTGATTCCGGCGGGCCTGCTCTTTGGCGCGCTCAAGACGGGGAGCCTCGCCATCGAGTTCCAACTCTCGGTCCCCAAGCAGTTGGTCGGCGTCCTGCGCGGTCTCATCATCCTCTTTATCGCCATGCCGGAGTTTTTCCGGATGGTCGGCTCGCGCTTCCGATTCGGCGACGAATCGCCCGCGGTCGCCACCGACGGTGGGAGCGAGCGAGCGGACGAGACGACAGACGTAATTCCCGGCGCGGACGACGGAGGTGACGAGCAATGA